In Taeniopygia guttata chromosome 14, bTaeGut7.mat, whole genome shotgun sequence, the genomic window CGTGGCCGCGCGCTTTGCCGACGGCAGCGTTCCGGCTCTGGCAGCGGCACCCGCCGCCTCCTGCGAGAGCTTCGTGTGCGCGCAGCAGGGCTCGGACTGCGACATCTGGGACGGGCAGCCCGTCTGCAAGTGCAAGGACCGCTGCGAGAAGGAGCCCAACTTCACCTGCGCCTCCGACGGCCTCACCTACTACAACAAGTGCTACATGGACGCCGAGGCGTGCCTGCGCGGCACCCGCCTCACCACCGTGCCCTGCAAGCACATCTTCACCTGGCCCGACACCAGCCCCGTGCCGCAGGAGACCACGGCGCGACCCACGCCGGGCGCCGGCCCCGAGGTGCCGGTGCCCCCCGCGCTCTACACCAACCCCTTCCACCAGTCCGTGCGCGCCGGCGGCACCGTCAGCTTCCGCTGCGACGTGAGCGGGCGCCCGCAGCCCGACATCACCTGGGAGAAGCAGAGCGAGCGGGAGGAGAACTTCATCATGCGGCCGGACCAGATGTACGGCAACGTGGTGGTCACCAACATCGGCCAGCTGGTCATCTACAACGCCCGCCACGAGGACGCCGGCATCTACACCTGCACGGCCCGCAACGCCGCCGGGCTGCTCCGCGCCGACTTCCCGCTGTCCGTGCTCAGGCGGGAGCCGGGGGGGACCCCGCGGAGcggcagcccccagcccttccccagcgCCGAGTGCCTGAAGGAGCCGGACCGGCGGCGCTGCGAGGCCACGGAGGTGCGCTGGCATTTTGATGCCAAGCAGGGCTCCTGCCTGACCTTCCGCTACGGCGGCTGCGGGGCCAACAGGAACCACTTCGAGACGTACGAGGAGTGCCGGGCcgcctgcctgggcagcgccCGCCCCACCTGCCTGCTGCCCATGGTGCAGGGGCCCTGCCAGAACTGGGAGCCGCGCTGGGCGTACAACCACCTGCTGAAGCAGTGCCACTCCTTCGTCTACGGCGGCTGCGAGGGCAACACCAATAACTTTGAGAGCAAGGAGACCTGCGAGGACGTGTGCCCCTTCCCCAAGAGCCTGCAGTGCAAGGCCTGCCGCCTGAAGAGCAAGATGGTGCTGAGCCTCTGCCGCAGCGACTTCGCCATCGTGGGGCGGCTCATGGAGATCGTGGAGGACCAGGACTCCGGCATAGCCCGCTTCGCTCTCGAGGACGTCCTCAAGGATGAGAAGATGGGCCTCAAGTTTTTCAACATCAAGTACCTGGAGGTGACCTTGACCGACAtggactggagctgcccctgccccaaCATGACGGCGGAGGACGGGCCCCTGATCATCATGGGTGAGGTGCACGATGGAATGGCCACGCTGGACCCCAGCAGCTACGTCCGGGCGGCCAACGACAAACGGGTCAAGAAGATCTATGAGCTGATGGAGAAGAAAACCTGCGACCTCCTGAACCGCTTCCAGGACTAGGGGAGAGTGAGGATGTGCCGACTGGGGGGAGCTGCAGACCCAGCACGGAGGGGGCAGCCCGAGGGAGCCCCTGCACCAGCGCCTGTGTCTAGAGGTTACCACTGTCACGTAGTTCCCCCAAGCCCATGCTGAGCCCCAGACCAGCTCCCACCCCCACTGTAATTTATCTGCCGCATGTTCCCCCCACCgtgtgaccccccccccccatacTGTCCAACAGCAATTGAGAACTGGGTTGGGTTGCAGAGGGGTGGGAGATCTGCTGGGACCACCCCACTCATAAAATCTTCCCACTTCATCAAAGCCTCTGGGCCCAGTGTAACACCCCTGGGTGCTGGACCCGGCCTTTTCATTGGTGCTGGAGGTGGAACTGGGGACACCCAACCCCAGTGTTTGTGCTGAAAAcatcagggagctgctggggcatgGGGGGCAAAGCCACAGAGTTTATTGGGGGGGCAGCGGCACAATCCTGGGGAGGGGGGCAGGGGGAACACCACCAGCACAAGATCCTGCAAGGAAATGGAGCAAGGAGTCTCCCCCATGCCCACGGGAGTcgtgtccccccaccccacacacAAGTGTGTcccccacagcagctgtgctggctcttgTGGTCCAGGCTGGGGCACCCCACTGCAAAGGGAGCTCCAAAGGCACCCAGGGGAGATGGACCTCCCCTCCAGCCAAGTCAGCCCCAGCTGGGGTGAGtctgtcccatccctgctgtcccccacCCCAGTGGCAGCCGTGGTGGGACAGCGACACTCTGCAGGAGGCAtcagaggggacagcagtgctgggaggcGCTGGAAGCACCGCCAGGGCAGCTCACAGCTTGCGGAAGATCAGGCTCTTGTTGTTGGCCGGCATGTCCACCTGGAAGCACAGAGCCGGGCTCAAGGGGGCCCAGCGGCACGGGCGGCCCCCCAGCATCACCTACCATCCTCTCCAGGCACAGCCCGTTGGCctcagccagctcctgcagcagcgcCGTGTCCCGCAGCCCCCAGGCCGGATTCCTGCGGGGAGGGAGGCGTGGGGCACCCCGGG contains:
- the WFIKKN1 gene encoding WAP, Kazal, immunoglobulin, Kunitz and NTR domain-containing protein 1, translating into MAPRGRGGRGARDRRAGRQRVPAGIALLLPVLAAAAGLSLQPGRVRHLGVCPNQLNPNLWVDAQSTCERECQADQDCEDFEKCCTNVCGLRSCVAARFADGSVPALAAAPAASCESFVCAQQGSDCDIWDGQPVCKCKDRCEKEPNFTCASDGLTYYNKCYMDAEACLRGTRLTTVPCKHIFTWPDTSPVPQETTARPTPGAGPEVPVPPALYTNPFHQSVRAGGTVSFRCDVSGRPQPDITWEKQSEREENFIMRPDQMYGNVVVTNIGQLVIYNARHEDAGIYTCTARNAAGLLRADFPLSVLRREPGGTPRSGSPQPFPSAECLKEPDRRRCEATEVRWHFDAKQGSCLTFRYGGCGANRNHFETYEECRAACLGSARPTCLLPMVQGPCQNWEPRWAYNHLLKQCHSFVYGGCEGNTNNFESKETCEDVCPFPKSLQCKACRLKSKMVLSLCRSDFAIVGRLMEIVEDQDSGIARFALEDVLKDEKMGLKFFNIKYLEVTLTDMDWSCPCPNMTAEDGPLIIMGEVHDGMATLDPSSYVRAANDKRVKKIYELMEKKTCDLLNRFQD